A region from the Brassica napus cultivar Da-Ae chromosome C8, Da-Ae, whole genome shotgun sequence genome encodes:
- the BNAC08G26940D gene encoding uncharacterized protein BNAC08G26940D, with protein sequence MAVAVNAGFSSPLHNRSHPVVRFSTQVTTLKPSPLTFHTSPSSLLSSKRRLVSSCLKSNEDSIATTSVNDPPPPSPDSASKPVESSSNNGSAKRAPLTARERLRAARVLSRYTEATPKPSKPKMGSQILEVLKESDKKSNRKPGLPEAPTNMLDDSKRGMPKKGLTFDLPGSADILVIAFSFVFISTVMFATTYVVWKLGGIHFNEN encoded by the exons ATGGCCGTCGCTGTCAACGCCGGCTTCAGTTCTCCT CTTCATAACAGATCCCACCCCGTTGTAAGATTCTCAACACAAGTCACAACGTTAAAGCCTTCACCTTTAACGTTCCACACATCTCCAAGTTCGTTACTTTCAAGCAAAAGGAGATTGGTTTCGTCTTGTTTGAAGTCAAATGAGGATTCCATCGCAACAACATCGGTCAATGACCCTCCTCCACCCTCTCCGGATTCAGCAAGTAAACCCGTTGAATCAAGCAGCAACAACGGTTCTGCCAAAAGAGCACCGTTGACAGCAAGAGAGAGGCTAAGAGCAGCTCGTGTCCTTAGCCGATACACGGAAGCGACACCGAAACCATCAAAGCCCAAAATGGGTAGCCAAATCTTGGAGGTGCTCAAGGAGAGTGACAAGAAATCGAATAGGAAACCGGGTCTGCCCGAGGCACCAACCAACATGCTTGATGATAGCAAGAGAGGTATGCCGAAGAAAGGATTAACCTTTGATCTACCTGGAAGTGCAGATATACTGGTTATTGCTTTTTCATTTGTGTTCATAAGTACGGTGATGTTTGCTACCACTTATGTTGTCTGGAAACTTGGTGGCATTCACTTCAATGAAAACTGA